In one Silene latifolia isolate original U9 population chromosome 10, ASM4854445v1, whole genome shotgun sequence genomic region, the following are encoded:
- the LOC141608463 gene encoding uncharacterized protein LOC141608463: MTKIGGDSDRGMGGESTLDKMTIPLSSPLFLHPSDSPSLKLTQTVFNGDNYDLWADAVCNGLDAKNKLGLVDGTVAKPDGSEDSNYEVVAWRQCNAMVKAWLRNVIDEKLHPSITFSAIVLEIWKELKERYSAGNAPRVHQLKSKLTECRQGNRSVADYYTHLKSIWDELANYSRVPTCTCGAAAALAKEKEEEKVHQFIMGLNTALYDHLHSNLLMEDNLTSLSRAYALVLREERHKAVTRVREEQAEVAMAACTGGGRGKGASSEEESHEYEPPRCTHCKEWYHTEENC; the protein is encoded by the coding sequence ATGACGAAAATCGGAGGAGATTCTGATAGAGGAATGGGTGGCGAAAGTACCTTAGACAAGATGACAATACCGCTTTCGTCGCCTCTGTTTCTTCATCCCTCCGACAGTCCGAGTCTCAAATTGACTCAGACCGTTTTTAATGGAGACAATTACGACCTCTGGGCTGACGCGGTATGCAACGGACTTGATGCCAAGAATAAGTTAGGGTTAGTTGACGGTACCGTCGCAAAACCTGACGGGTCAGAAGATAGTAATTATGAAGTCGTGGCATGGCGTCAATGCAACGCGATGGTGAAGGCTTGGCTCCGCAACGTGATAGACGAGAAATTACATCCAAGTATCACCTTCTCGGCCATAGTACTCGAAATTTGGAAAGAGTTGAAGGAACGCTATTCGGCAGGGAATGCCCCTCGTGTTCACCAACTCAAAAGTAAACTGACGGAATGTCGTCAAGGGAATCGTTCTGTCGCGGATTACTATACCCATCTCAAATCCATATGGGATGAGTTAGCGAATTACAGCCGTGTACCAACTTGCACCTGCGGTGCCGCCGCTGCTCTTGccaaagagaaagaagaagagaaagtGCATCAATTCATTATGGGACTCAATACCGCTTTGTATGACCATCTTCATTCCAATTTGCTAATGGAGGATAATCTCACCTCCTTAAGTCGGGCCTATGCTCTCGTTCTAAGGGAAGAGCGGCACAAGGCAGTTACTCGGGTCCGTGAAGAACAGGCTGAAGTAGCCATGGCGGCTTGCACTGGTGGTGGTCGTGGCAAAGGAGCTTCTTCGGAAGAGGAATCACATGAGTATGAACCACCGCGCTGCACCCATTGCAAAGAGTGGTACCATACGGAAGAAAACTGTTAG